From the Alteromonas sp. CI.11.F.A3 genome, the window TAGCTTCTTTTACCAAGCTAGTTACGCGCTCAGATAAGCTCGCGCCAACACCAACCCAGTAATCAACACGTTCTAGGTCAACGCGTAAACGCTCTGCTTGACCTTGTGCTGTTGGGTTGAAGAAACCAACG encodes:
- the rpsP gene encoding 30S ribosomal protein S16: MVTIRLQRGGAKKRPFYQLVVADSRRARNGRFIENVGFFNPTAQGQAERLRVDLERVDYWVGVGASLSERVTSLVKEAKKSAA